A window of Leptolyngbyaceae cyanobacterium contains these coding sequences:
- a CDS encoding DUF1902 domain-containing protein, whose product MQTLIRLKIEKFIEDGQVYFVATSDDLQGLVAEGKTVQEAIEIAEDVAKVLLDLEKENNQDFQLQDLPSQFEYPLIMEV is encoded by the coding sequence ATGCAAACGCTAATTAGGCTCAAAATTGAAAAATTTATTGAAGATGGACAAGTATATTTTGTGGCTACCAGTGATGATTTACAAGGTTTAGTCGCTGAAGGAAAAACAGTACAGGAAGCCATAGAAATTGCTGAAGATGTAGCTAAAGTTCTGCTAGATTTAGAAAAAGAAAATAATCAAGACTTTCAATTACAAGATTTGCCTTCTCAGTTTGAATATCCTCTAATTATGGAGGT